One window of the Camelus ferus isolate YT-003-E chromosome 12, BCGSAC_Cfer_1.0, whole genome shotgun sequence genome contains the following:
- the BIK gene encoding bcl-2-interacting killer, with protein sequence MSQARPVSRNLFFLYTFLQNHGPGSLHEQVVGVPGVTVTDVLEFDPEISPDRDSLHELAAQLASTADDMELRFVLCQFAELPWMVIYSLFFTYNQTGLRDVYRSFMYALTNLRENRRFRNFLAGRGRVFPGPWREMVLSLLLGVLLSCGCRLAH encoded by the exons ATGTCTCAAGCAAGACCTGTCTCTAGGAACCTCTTTTTTTTGTACACCTTCCTGCAAAATCATGGCCCTGGCTCCCTGCACGAGCAAGTTGTGGGGGTTCCCGGCGTGACGGTGACTGATGTCTTGGAGTTCGATCCTGAGATCTCCCCTGACCG TGACAGCCTCCACGAGTTGGCCGCGCAGCTAGCCTCCACTGCCGATGACATGGAGCTGAGGTTCGTGCTATGCCAGTTTGCTGAGCTGCCTTGGATGGTCATATACAG CTTGTTTTTCACCTACAACCAGACAGGCCTGAGAGATGTTTATAGAAGTTTTATGTATGCTCTCACTAACCTTAGGGAGAACAGAAGGTTCCGGAACTTTCTGGCCGGCAGGGGCAGG GTATTCCCCGGCCCGTGGCGCGAGATGGTGCTGTCCCTGCTGCTGGGGGTGCTGCTCAGCTGTGGGTGCCGCCTCGCCCACTGA